In one window of Maribacter sp. BPC-D8 DNA:
- the infC gene encoding translation initiation factor IF-3 → MAIRKRFRPQPRRENKNPHNINEKITAPKVRLVGDNVEVGVYPFPQALEKAEELGLDLVEISPKADPPVCKIMEYKKFLYEQKKRDKAMKAKASKVVVKEIRFGPNTDDHDYDFKKKHAEKFLKEGAKLKAYVFFKGRSIVYKDQGEILLLKLASELEELGKVEQMPKLEGKRMTMFIAPKTKGK, encoded by the coding sequence ATAGCAATACGTAAAAGATTTAGACCACAACCTAGAAGGGAAAATAAGAATCCCCATAATATCAATGAAAAGATAACAGCCCCAAAAGTTAGGTTGGTAGGTGACAATGTTGAAGTAGGTGTATATCCTTTTCCTCAGGCTCTTGAGAAAGCAGAAGAATTAGGTTTGGATTTGGTGGAGATTTCACCAAAGGCTGACCCTCCTGTTTGTAAAATAATGGAGTATAAAAAGTTTTTATACGAGCAGAAGAAAAGAGACAAGGCCATGAAAGCGAAAGCTTCAAAGGTCGTTGTTAAAGAAATAAGATTTGGTCCTAATACAGATGATCATGATTATGACTTTAAAAAGAAACACGCTGAAAAGTTCCTTAAAGAAGGAGCTAAACTAAAAGCGTACGTATTTTTCAAAGGTCGTTCTATTGTCTATAAAGATCAGGGTGAAATTCTATTACTGAAATTAGCTTCTGAATTGGAAGAATTAGGAAAGGTAGAACAGATGCCTAAATTAGAAGGAAAGCGTATGACAATGTTCATTGCGCCTAAGACTAAGGGAAAATAA
- the rpmI gene encoding 50S ribosomal protein L35, giving the protein MPKQKTKSSAKKRFKLTGTGKIKRKHAFKSHILTKKSKKRKLRLTHDGLVHQADVNSIKEQLRLK; this is encoded by the coding sequence ATGCCTAAACAAAAAACAAAATCCAGTGCTAAGAAGCGTTTTAAGCTTACAGGTACAGGTAAAATTAAAAGAAAGCACGCTTTTAAGAGTCATATTTTGACTAAAAAATCTAAAAAGCGTAAGCTAAGGTTAACTCATGATGGATTAGTTCATCAAGCAGATGTTAACAGTATTAAAGAGCAATTACGTTTAAAGTAA
- the rplT gene encoding 50S ribosomal protein L20, with the protein MPRSVNAVASRARRKKVMKQAKGYFGRRKNVWTVAKNAVEKAMLYAYRDRRNKKRTFRSLWITRINAGARQHGMSYSQFMGKVKANNIELNRKVLADLAMNHPDAFKAVVDQVK; encoded by the coding sequence ATGCCAAGATCAGTAAATGCAGTAGCTTCAAGAGCCAGAAGAAAAAAGGTAATGAAGCAAGCCAAAGGTTACTTTGGAAGACGTAAAAACGTTTGGACAGTAGCCAAAAATGCGGTTGAAAAAGCAATGTTATATGCTTATAGAGATCGTAGAAACAAGAAAAGAACTTTCCGTTCATTATGGATTACCCGTATTAATGCAGGTGCCAGACAACACGGAATGTCTTACTCTCAATTTATGGGAAAAGTAAAAGCTAATAACATAGAACTTAACAGAAAAGTTCTTGCAGATTTAGCAATGAATCACCCAGATGCCTTTAAGGCAGTTGTAGATCAGGTAAAATAA
- a CDS encoding EF-hand domain-containing protein: MTTEESILNKIQILITNHFQTPVMAFNFFDKDNDQKLTKAEIVKLLKDAEISGFIRGIVSSKLIEGYDSNGDELIDWEEFKTAISKIKKSDS, encoded by the coding sequence ATGACAACAGAAGAATCTATTTTAAATAAAATTCAAATATTAATTACCAATCATTTTCAAACTCCTGTAATGGCCTTTAATTTTTTTGATAAGGATAATGATCAGAAGCTTACAAAAGCTGAAATTGTTAAGCTCTTGAAAGATGCAGAAATAAGTGGGTTTATTAGAGGTATTGTGTCTTCAAAGCTAATTGAAGGATATGATAGCAATGGAGATGAGTTAATAGACTGGGAAGAGTTTAAAACGGCAATATCTAAAATTAAAAAATCCGATTCGTAA
- a CDS encoding secondary thiamine-phosphate synthase enzyme YjbQ, with translation MKLFQNEITLPPYQRGFHIITDIVVKSIPEIKQIHTGFLQVFIKHTSASLTINENADPTVRDDFESHINVLVPENASYYKHSYEGSDDMPAHIKASLMGASVQIPVTNGKLNMGIWQGIYLCEHRNYVSGRNIVLTLWGN, from the coding sequence ATGAAATTATTTCAAAATGAGATTACATTACCGCCTTATCAAAGAGGGTTTCATATAATCACAGATATTGTGGTAAAAAGTATCCCAGAAATTAAACAAATACATACAGGGTTTTTACAAGTATTTATCAAGCATACATCTGCAAGTTTAACAATTAATGAGAATGCAGACCCAACGGTTCGTGATGATTTTGAGTCTCATATTAATGTATTAGTTCCTGAAAATGCGTCATATTACAAACATAGTTATGAAGGTTCAGATGATATGCCTGCACATATTAAGGCATCATTAATGGGTGCTTCGGTGCAAATACCTGTAACCAATGGTAAACTAAATATGGGTATCTGGCAGGGAATTTATCTTTGTGAGCATAGAAATTACGTGTCTGGTAGAAATATAGTGTTGACGTTGTGGGGAAATTGA
- a CDS encoding HAD family hydrolase, with product MDLSKIKMVVSDMDGTLLNSNHQVSDQFFDIFKDLKSQGITFVAASGRQYNSIIDKLAAIKDDIIVIAENGGFAMKQNTEILATPLDKNHVQDILKTLNEIPNIHPVLCGKHQAYLTGTSEEFVSKLAEYYTEFEIIDDLLAFDSEVIKIAIYHFESSEQYIYPFVKHFEGDLKVKVSGENWLDISNINAHKGYALTKVMESYNLKSNEVMVFGDYNNDLEMLALSDFGFAMENAHPNVKEVATYSTTSNDNLGVERILKELIKSKMKL from the coding sequence ATGGATTTATCAAAGATTAAAATGGTTGTTTCTGATATGGACGGGACACTTCTAAACTCCAATCACCAAGTCAGCGATCAATTCTTTGACATATTTAAAGATTTAAAATCTCAAGGCATCACTTTTGTAGCTGCAAGCGGTAGACAGTACAATAGCATTATTGACAAGTTAGCCGCTATAAAAGATGATATAATCGTAATAGCAGAAAATGGAGGTTTTGCCATGAAGCAGAATACCGAAATTCTAGCTACACCATTAGATAAAAACCATGTACAAGATATTTTAAAAACCTTAAACGAAATACCAAATATACACCCAGTACTTTGTGGTAAACATCAAGCTTATTTAACCGGAACCTCAGAAGAGTTTGTAAGCAAACTGGCTGAATATTATACCGAGTTTGAGATTATAGATGACCTATTAGCTTTTGATTCTGAAGTCATCAAAATTGCCATTTATCACTTCGAAAGTAGCGAACAATATATTTATCCGTTTGTAAAGCACTTCGAGGGTGATTTAAAAGTTAAGGTTTCTGGTGAAAATTGGTTAGATATCTCTAATATAAATGCGCACAAAGGATACGCATTAACCAAGGTTATGGAAAGTTATAATTTGAAATCTAATGAAGTAATGGTCTTTGGAGATTATAACAACGATCTTGAAATGCTTGCTTTATCTGATTTCGGATTTGCTATGGAAAACGCTCATCCTAATGTAAAAGAAGTAGCTACATATAGCACAACAAGTAACGATAATTTAGGTGTTGAACGTATTTTAAAAGAGCTCATAAAATCTAAAATGAAATTGTAA
- a CDS encoding DUF1338 domain-containing protein, protein MDFTDDTKLDSLMGALFTPYKQSVTDVQKVIDALLSHAIISSEDEIVNDHIAFRTLGVPNLGIASFEKLFLHYGYVKKDYYFFKEKKLNAYWYAPPSPKYPRIFISELRVDDLPEKAKTILNKYTNDILQDPVDSIDLNNVASVGNFFYKPLWDLPTITDYQELQKISEYAAWVLYNRYYLNHYTISVHDLKQPYNSLESFNKFLTSIGITLNTAGGVIKTSADGLLKQTSSVAKMIDAIFKDGEHLEISGSYVEFAERLPYPKSTNDTEPTRRRDGFESANADKIFESTYSSQTKKS, encoded by the coding sequence ATGGATTTTACTGATGACACAAAACTAGATAGCCTAATGGGAGCACTATTTACTCCTTATAAACAATCTGTTACAGATGTTCAAAAAGTGATAGATGCGTTACTATCACATGCAATTATAAGTTCAGAAGATGAAATAGTAAACGACCATATTGCTTTTAGAACTCTTGGAGTTCCAAATTTAGGTATAGCCTCTTTCGAAAAGCTTTTTTTACATTACGGTTATGTGAAAAAGGACTATTATTTTTTTAAGGAGAAAAAATTGAATGCCTATTGGTACGCACCCCCATCACCTAAATATCCACGCATTTTTATAAGTGAATTAAGGGTAGATGATTTACCTGAAAAAGCAAAAACTATATTAAATAAGTATACTAATGACATTCTCCAAGACCCCGTCGATAGCATTGATTTAAACAATGTAGCGTCTGTTGGAAACTTTTTTTATAAACCACTTTGGGACCTCCCAACAATTACCGATTATCAAGAGCTTCAAAAAATTAGTGAGTATGCTGCTTGGGTATTGTACAATAGATATTATTTAAACCATTACACTATAAGCGTCCACGATTTAAAGCAGCCATATAATTCACTTGAAAGCTTTAATAAGTTTTTGACAAGCATTGGCATCACCTTAAATACAGCTGGCGGAGTCATTAAAACAAGTGCTGACGGTTTACTAAAGCAGACGAGTTCAGTAGCTAAAATGATAGATGCAATTTTTAAAGATGGTGAACACTTAGAAATATCTGGTAGTTATGTGGAGTTTGCCGAACGATTACCTTATCCAAAATCTACAAATGACACCGAGCCAACTAGAAGGAGAGATGGTTTTGAATCTGCAAATGCGGATAAAATATTTGAAAGCACCTACAGTTCTCAGACCAAGAAATCTTAA
- a CDS encoding helix-turn-helix domain-containing protein, producing the protein MNSEFLRKELRVGELFKNGFINNSVQFNEVEVTTKDNNSFIRGADFSDLNLIHQFDSEICVTSDKHLIKLHFSLEGTYCYQPLRHIKYLVQIPENHCNMFYYPTTEGRDIFFKGNAKLFEIYVKPSLLQSLLGTEFESSFEKLKAAIANSNSFVLWDKSKFIPPQIRSKINEIIQCPYKGEIRKTYLESKLTVLMIDFLLGRQTSKLSKTNIKLLNSDYLAIVKVEAHIRNNLKEPLKILDLANIAGFNTTKLKRDFKKIYGVTVFKYITAIRMEFAKSLITQDGATIAFAAYEVGYANPQHFTTAFKRTMGYVPSELKPAVQ; encoded by the coding sequence ATGAATAGCGAGTTTTTACGAAAGGAATTAAGGGTAGGTGAGTTGTTTAAAAACGGATTTATTAATAACTCCGTTCAGTTCAATGAAGTAGAGGTAACCACTAAGGATAATAATTCTTTTATTAGAGGTGCAGACTTTTCTGATTTAAACTTAATTCATCAATTCGATTCAGAAATATGTGTAACCAGCGACAAACATTTAATAAAACTTCATTTTTCTCTAGAAGGAACTTATTGTTACCAACCGCTTAGACACATTAAATATTTAGTTCAAATTCCAGAAAACCACTGTAATATGTTTTACTACCCAACAACTGAGGGTAGGGATATTTTTTTTAAAGGAAATGCTAAGTTATTTGAGATTTATGTAAAACCTAGTTTACTTCAAAGCTTGTTGGGAACAGAATTTGAAAGCTCTTTTGAAAAATTAAAAGCGGCAATAGCTAACTCAAACTCTTTTGTATTATGGGATAAAAGCAAATTTATTCCTCCTCAAATTCGAAGTAAAATAAATGAAATAATACAATGCCCTTATAAAGGTGAGATTAGAAAAACATATTTAGAAAGTAAATTGACGGTGTTGATGATAGATTTTCTTTTGGGTAGGCAAACTTCTAAGCTTTCTAAGACCAACATTAAGTTGTTGAATTCAGATTATTTGGCAATTGTAAAAGTAGAGGCTCATATTAGAAATAACCTAAAAGAGCCATTGAAAATTTTAGATTTAGCGAATATTGCAGGTTTCAATACTACTAAGTTGAAAAGAGATTTTAAAAAAATATATGGGGTAACTGTGTTTAAATACATTACAGCAATACGTATGGAGTTTGCTAAGAGTTTAATAACCCAAGACGGGGCAACCATTGCTTTTGCAGCTTACGAAGTAGGTTATGCAAATCCGCAGCATTTTACCACTGCTTTTAAAAGAACTATGGGGTATGTGCCAAGTGAGTTAAAACCTGCAGTGCAGTGA
- a CDS encoding TonB-dependent receptor yields MKNFFFTILFFMFLFVQGQQNSGTISGTVQDNSGNSLPFASVLVEGLKLGVLTNDNGFYTINNIPKGKYNLVVSFIGYGTRSTPFEISESNRKVNLDFTLQESTENLDEVTINGKSNETKLETKGFAVSAIKTEEASLRNIQTNELLNTTVGVKIRQNGGLGSDVTYSLNGLSGNSVRIFIDGIPISTYGNSFNLNSIPPSMIKNIEVYKGVVPGYLADDALGGAINIVLHNDAKTNLNASISYGSFNTTQASVNGLYRFDKSGLTVKASLFHNYSDNDYKVSGRSVVVTGLGGVQTPITARRFNDAYRSTGGRAEIGYTDVKWADQFFIGVTGSDDYKEVQHGAFMTITPYKDRFLESDALLGSINYQKKDLFTKGLDVKVNGLYGKRNRAVNDTVSWAYSWNGERAIDFRGNEYQYTWRSQQEGGPTLAKIKRNVASIRSGASYAINDHHSVSLNHVYSGIDREDSDALRSVLENTFVGTRELKKNIYSLTYELTAFDEKLKANLFGKHYQQKSTSVDPSIESDADGNDVVVDEVVSSNKSYDGYGFAASYEIVPNITILTSAEKAIRLPDETEIFGNDGDNVVANSSIDPESSENFNLGFRFGNFNIKKHAFTISTNVFTRNLKDRIGLPIETSLNVDDELIIYVNQGSGTSKGFDAQLNYAYDNNFGLNFNISRFDLKIENQGIEIDVPNTPFFTMNGGLRYSFKDLIQKKSRLNAFYNVYFTDEFSFLTAQGSNTVGNEFFAVPQQISQDFGLSYAFPNNKFTVSFDIKNIFDEPVYDNLSVQKPGRAFYLKLNYAINKF; encoded by the coding sequence ATGAAAAATTTCTTTTTTACTATACTTTTCTTCATGTTCTTGTTTGTTCAAGGGCAGCAAAATTCAGGTACAATTTCAGGTACTGTGCAAGATAACTCTGGCAATTCTTTACCATTTGCAAGTGTATTAGTTGAAGGATTAAAACTTGGTGTACTTACCAATGATAATGGTTTCTATACTATCAACAATATTCCAAAAGGAAAATACAACCTAGTAGTTTCATTCATTGGTTATGGTACACGTTCGACACCTTTTGAAATATCAGAAAGTAACCGGAAAGTCAATCTCGATTTCACCCTACAAGAGTCTACAGAGAATTTAGATGAAGTTACCATTAACGGTAAATCGAATGAAACGAAACTAGAAACAAAAGGTTTTGCTGTCAGCGCAATAAAAACAGAAGAAGCTAGCCTTAGAAATATACAAACCAACGAATTACTGAACACTACCGTTGGAGTAAAAATTCGTCAAAATGGAGGATTAGGTTCAGATGTCACCTATAGTTTAAACGGATTATCTGGTAACTCGGTACGTATATTTATAGATGGTATTCCGATTTCAACTTACGGTAATTCATTCAACCTAAATAGCATACCACCTTCAATGATTAAAAACATTGAAGTTTATAAAGGCGTGGTACCTGGTTATTTAGCTGACGATGCATTAGGCGGAGCCATTAATATAGTTCTACATAATGATGCTAAAACGAATTTAAATGCGTCTATTTCTTACGGATCATTCAATACTACACAAGCCAGTGTAAATGGCTTATATCGCTTTGACAAATCAGGATTAACCGTTAAGGCATCTCTTTTTCACAACTACTCTGATAATGATTATAAGGTATCGGGCAGAAGTGTTGTTGTTACCGGCTTAGGCGGAGTACAAACCCCAATTACAGCAAGAAGATTCAATGATGCTTATAGATCTACTGGTGGTAGAGCAGAAATTGGATATACCGATGTGAAATGGGCTGACCAATTTTTTATTGGTGTTACTGGATCAGATGATTATAAAGAAGTACAGCATGGAGCTTTTATGACCATAACCCCATATAAGGATAGGTTTTTAGAATCTGATGCTTTATTAGGAAGTATCAACTACCAAAAGAAAGATCTCTTCACAAAAGGGCTTGATGTTAAAGTAAACGGTTTATACGGAAAAAGAAACCGAGCTGTTAACGACACCGTTTCTTGGGCATATAGCTGGAACGGAGAAAGAGCAATTGACTTCAGAGGAAATGAATATCAATACACCTGGAGGTCTCAACAAGAAGGAGGACCTACACTTGCTAAAATAAAAAGAAATGTAGCTTCAATTAGAAGTGGTGCTTCTTACGCAATAAACGACCATCATAGTGTATCGTTAAATCATGTGTATAGCGGAATTGATCGAGAAGATAGCGATGCCCTAAGATCCGTTTTAGAAAACACTTTTGTTGGCACAAGAGAATTGAAAAAGAACATATACTCCTTAACCTACGAGCTAACTGCTTTTGATGAAAAACTAAAAGCCAATTTGTTTGGCAAGCATTACCAACAAAAATCAACAAGTGTTGATCCTTCCATCGAATCTGACGCTGACGGAAATGATGTGGTCGTAGATGAAGTCGTTAGTAGTAACAAAAGTTATGATGGTTATGGTTTTGCTGCATCCTACGAAATTGTACCTAATATTACCATATTGACATCCGCTGAAAAAGCAATTAGATTACCAGACGAAACTGAAATTTTCGGTAATGATGGTGATAATGTAGTGGCCAACTCAAGTATTGATCCAGAAAGCAGCGAGAATTTCAACCTAGGCTTCAGGTTTGGAAATTTCAATATTAAAAAACATGCTTTTACAATATCTACCAATGTTTTCACCCGAAACTTAAAAGACAGAATTGGTCTACCTATAGAAACATCTTTGAATGTTGATGACGAATTAATAATATATGTAAACCAAGGTAGTGGTACATCTAAAGGTTTTGATGCTCAACTAAATTACGCTTACGATAATAATTTTGGTTTGAACTTCAATATTTCTCGATTTGATTTAAAAATTGAAAACCAAGGAATAGAAATCGATGTGCCTAATACTCCGTTTTTCACCATGAATGGTGGTTTACGCTATTCTTTCAAAGATTTAATTCAGAAGAAGTCTAGACTTAATGCGTTTTATAACGTGTACTTCACCGATGAGTTTTCTTTTCTAACTGCACAAGGTAGCAACACTGTTGGCAATGAGTTTTTTGCTGTACCCCAACAAATATCACAAGATTTCGGACTTAGCTATGCATTTCCAAATAACAAGTTTACAGTAAGTTTTGATATCAAAAATATATTCGACGAACCTGTTTACGATAATCTTTCTGTTCAAAAACCAGGAAGAGCTTTTTACTTAAAACTGAATTACGCAATAAATAAATTTTAA
- a CDS encoding asparagine synthetase B, whose translation MSKLITTVFFLLLSVQLFASSILIPMDSDTQKNHLKAYGITYWVLAKQQKVQWLLNYRGGSFLLPDGESIRKECQIRGVSFEILSDAQANGILDEISSPSVNQDAVILEKAPRIAVYSPKDKQPWDDAVTMALTYAEIPYTTIYDEEVLGDKLALYDWLHLHHEDFTGQYGKFYGAYRATPWYIEGKKNSEKLANKLGFDKVSEEKGAVALKIRNYVIGGGFMFAMCSATDSFDIALAADGIDIVEPMFDGDASDPNYQAGLDYGKTFAFTDFILERSPLKYEFSSIDMTNKRGNVPKESDYFSLMDFSAKWDPVPTMLCQNHTSLVKGFMGQTTAFTRSEIKPTVLVLGENKLNEEARYIHGIKGKGFFTFYGGHDPEDYQHRVGDPKTELELHPTSPGYRLILNNVLFPAARKKKQKT comes from the coding sequence ATGTCCAAATTAATAACAACAGTCTTCTTCCTTTTACTTTCTGTACAACTATTCGCATCATCGATTTTGATTCCGATGGATTCTGATACACAAAAAAATCATTTAAAAGCATACGGAATTACATATTGGGTTTTGGCAAAACAACAAAAAGTACAATGGTTATTGAACTATCGTGGTGGTTCTTTTTTATTACCAGATGGGGAAAGTATTAGAAAGGAATGTCAAATAAGGGGAGTCAGTTTTGAAATTTTGTCTGATGCGCAGGCAAACGGAATACTAGACGAAATCAGTAGTCCGTCTGTTAATCAAGATGCCGTTATACTAGAAAAAGCTCCGCGAATAGCAGTCTATTCCCCAAAAGATAAGCAACCTTGGGATGATGCGGTAACGATGGCTTTGACCTATGCTGAAATTCCGTATACCACTATTTATGATGAAGAAGTATTGGGTGATAAGTTGGCGTTGTACGATTGGCTTCACTTACATCATGAGGACTTTACAGGTCAATATGGTAAATTTTATGGAGCATATAGAGCGACACCTTGGTATATTGAAGGGAAAAAGAATTCTGAAAAGTTAGCTAATAAATTAGGTTTCGATAAGGTCTCTGAGGAAAAGGGAGCCGTAGCTTTAAAAATAAGAAACTATGTTATTGGTGGCGGATTCATGTTTGCCATGTGTTCTGCAACAGATAGTTTTGATATTGCCTTAGCTGCTGATGGTATTGATATAGTAGAACCTATGTTCGATGGTGATGCTTCTGATCCTAATTATCAAGCAGGTTTAGATTACGGAAAAACGTTTGCCTTTACCGATTTTATTTTGGAACGTAGTCCGCTGAAATATGAATTTTCTTCAATTGATATGACGAATAAAAGGGGTAATGTACCAAAGGAATCTGATTATTTTTCTTTGATGGATTTCTCGGCAAAATGGGATCCGGTGCCTACGATGCTTTGCCAGAACCACACCTCTTTGGTGAAAGGATTCATGGGGCAGACAACTGCTTTTACACGTTCTGAAATTAAACCGACAGTTTTAGTACTAGGGGAAAATAAGTTGAACGAAGAAGCAAGATATATTCACGGAATTAAGGGGAAGGGATTCTTTACTTTCTACGGTGGTCATGATCCTGAAGATTATCAACATAGAGTAGGGGACCCAAAAACAGAGTTAGAATTGCATCCGACTTCACCAGGGTATCGTTTAATATTGAATAATGTATTATTTCCGGCAGCCAGAAAGAAGAAGCAAAAGACCTGA
- a CDS encoding replicative DNA helicase, whose protein sequence is MVILDLILRAKKRIEEISQTENISGIPSGFLDLDKLTSGWQSGDLISIGGRSGMGKTSFALSMSKNIAVDHNIPLAYFSIESSSKVTVNKLISAETGLSIKKLRTGNLETHEWEQLSVKVESLENAPFFIYDTPALSIESLEIKVAELVEEHNIKIIIIDYLQLMTISNKNSIAANREQHISIIVKRLKYIARTNGIVVLVLSQLSRAIETRGGSKRPILIDFRESGAIEDDSDIVGFLYRPEYYRIEEWDDEERTSTHNQGELIIAKNRNGSLQNIRLKFISSIGKFDNLDKSDFFTDYQADGNSFKKNPFAKENLPSADDAFGSSMSSSPDLDEDNDVPF, encoded by the coding sequence GTGGTTATACTAGACTTAATATTAAGAGCAAAAAAGAGAATTGAAGAAATATCTCAAACGGAGAATATTAGTGGTATTCCTTCAGGATTTTTAGATTTAGATAAATTAACTTCTGGTTGGCAAAGTGGTGATTTAATTTCAATTGGAGGTAGGTCTGGAATGGGAAAGACTTCTTTTGCTTTATCTATGTCAAAAAATATAGCCGTAGATCACAATATTCCTTTGGCATATTTTTCAATTGAATCTAGTTCAAAAGTAACAGTAAATAAACTTATCTCAGCGGAAACAGGTCTATCAATTAAAAAATTACGAACTGGAAATCTTGAAACGCATGAGTGGGAACAACTGAGTGTAAAAGTAGAATCATTGGAGAATGCTCCTTTTTTTATTTATGATACACCAGCCTTATCAATAGAGTCGCTAGAAATTAAAGTAGCTGAATTAGTAGAAGAACATAACATAAAAATTATTATTATTGATTATCTCCAATTAATGACAATCAGTAATAAAAATTCAATAGCTGCGAACAGGGAACAACATATTTCAATTATTGTTAAGCGGCTCAAGTATATTGCCAGAACAAATGGCATTGTAGTGTTAGTTTTATCCCAGTTATCACGAGCAATTGAGACAAGAGGTGGAAGTAAAAGGCCAATATTAATTGACTTTAGGGAATCAGGTGCTATTGAGGATGACTCTGATATTGTTGGTTTTCTTTATCGTCCTGAGTATTATAGAATTGAGGAATGGGATGATGAAGAAAGAACTTCAACTCACAATCAAGGTGAATTGATAATTGCTAAAAATAGAAATGGAAGTTTACAGAATATCAGATTAAAATTTATAAGTTCTATAGGTAAATTTGATAATTTAGATAAGTCTGATTTTTTTACAGATTATCAGGCGGATGGAAATAGTTTTAAGAAGAATCCGTTTGCAAAGGAAAATTTGCCAAGTGCGGATGATGCCTTTGGTAGTAGTATGAGTAGTAGTCCTGATTTAGATGAGGATAACGATGTGCCTTTCTAA